A genomic segment from Paucidesulfovibrio longus DSM 6739 encodes:
- a CDS encoding DsbA family protein has protein sequence MKRIWMPLLILVVLLSACASKTAVRRTIQEDPSLVMDVLRENRLLLLDIVQQALADQDRLAREEQWRSELKNPFKPVIEGNRPVLGNVIAPITVVEYSDFFCPYCDRGSRTVNELLGRHPDEIKIVFKHFPLHEGADYLAALFEAVAMQNEAAAWKYKDEVFAAQKAVQEEGPDGKTLAAILNGLGIDVAKAKADAQSAAVKARIEADMEEAREFGFRGTPMYVVGGVAVRGAAPLSEFEQVLTLVRKASDGASDCKDCGTK, from the coding sequence GTGAAACGCATTTGGATGCCGTTGTTGATTCTGGTGGTGCTGCTGTCCGCTTGCGCGAGCAAGACGGCGGTGCGCCGGACGATCCAGGAGGATCCCTCCCTGGTCATGGATGTGCTGCGTGAGAACAGGCTGCTGTTGCTGGACATCGTGCAGCAGGCCCTTGCGGACCAGGATCGGCTCGCCCGGGAGGAGCAGTGGCGCAGCGAGCTGAAGAATCCGTTCAAGCCCGTGATCGAAGGGAATCGCCCTGTCTTGGGCAACGTCATCGCGCCGATCACGGTTGTGGAATATTCCGATTTCTTCTGCCCGTATTGCGACCGGGGCAGCCGGACGGTGAATGAGTTGCTGGGGCGCCATCCTGACGAGATCAAGATCGTGTTCAAGCATTTCCCGCTGCATGAGGGCGCGGATTATCTCGCCGCTCTGTTCGAGGCCGTGGCCATGCAGAACGAGGCCGCCGCCTGGAAATACAAGGATGAGGTCTTTGCCGCCCAGAAGGCCGTGCAGGAGGAAGGTCCGGACGGCAAGACCCTTGCCGCGATCCTGAACGGACTGGGGATCGACGTGGCCAAGGCCAAAGCGGACGCGCAGTCCGCAGCGGTCAAGGCGCGCATCGAAGCCGACATGGAGGAAGCCCGCGAATTCGGATTCCGGGGCACCCCCATGTACGTCGTCGGCGGAGTCGCCGTGCGGGGAGCTGCGCCCCTGTCGGAATTCGAGCAGGTGCTCACGCTGGTGCGCAAGGCTTCGGACGGAGCTTCGGATTGCAAGGATTGCGGCACGAAGTAA